Genomic window (Streptomyces cadmiisoli):
CCGGCGGTAGAGCGGGAAGAGGTCGGCCGCGCCCCAGCCCGGGCAGCCGGCCGCGGCCCAGTCGTCGAGGTCCTCGGCGGGGGCCCAGAAGGCGATGCACGAGTTGTGCGAGGAGCAGCCGCCGAGCACCTTGGCGCGGGCGTGCCGCAGGAAGCTGTTGCCGGCCTCCTGCGGCTCGACCGGGTAGTCCCAGTCGTAGCCGGACTCCAGCAGGCCCATCCAGCGCTCCAGCCTCAGGACGTCGTCGACGCCGACGTCGCTCGGGCCGGCTTCCAGGACGCACACGGTGACCGAGGGGTCCTCGGAGAGTCTGGCCGCGACCACGTTTCCCGCGGTGCCGCCGCCGACCACGACGTAGTCGAACTCGTCGGTGTGCATGAGCTGCTGACCCCCTTCAGTCGGCCGCCGGGGCGGTGGGCCGGGCGGAGGACTCCAGCCGGTGCTCGGCGAGGACGCCGGTGCGGTGGCGCTGGACGAACCAGTAGTAGGCGAAGCCGCCGCCCGCGATGACCGCGACGAACAGGACGGCACCCCACCGCAGGTACCAGTGGAACGGCGCCGACGCGTTGTACACCGAGGCGCGCGGCCAGATCAGGTTGACGGTCATCGCCAGCCCCCACAGCACCGCCGCGATGTTGACGGGCAGTCCCCACCGGCCCAGCGAGAACCTGCCCTCGGCGGGCTGCCACCTGCCGCGCAGCCGGGCCACCAGCATCGGCGCGGTCACGCCGAGGTAGGCGAGGTAGATCATGATGATGCCGATGCTGGTGACCACGGTGAAGATCTGCGGCTGGCGGATGTTGACCACGAGGATCGCCAGCGCGAGGACACCGATGACCACGGCCGGCAGCACCGGCGTGTGGAAGCGCGGGCTGACCCGGGCCATCAGGGCGGACGCGGGCAGGTTGTTGTCCCGCGCCATCGCGAACGCCAGCCGGATCGCCGCGGTGTGGACGGCCAGGGCGCACACCGTGACCGCGATCAGCACGCACCACAGCATCGCCTTGCCGGCCGTCGGGCCGAGCACGTCGAGCACGATGTACTGGAGGCCCTCCGTCGACAGCTTGTCCCCGTTCAGGGTCGACACGCTCATCAGCGCGAGCAGCAGGACCAGCCCGCCCAGGACGAACGAGGCGACGATCGCGCGGATGATGGCGCGCGGCGCGTTGCGGGACGGGTCGAGGGACTCCTCGCCGAGCGAGGCGGCCGTGTCGAAGCCGTACATGACGTACGCGGACGCCAGCGAGGCCACCAGGAACGCGCCGAGGTAGCCGGCCGGCTGGCCGGCCCCGGTCCCGGCGGTGTCCGTCACGACCTGCGGGCCGCGCGTGATGTGCGCGGCGAACAGGGCGATCAGTACGACGGTGGCGATCAGCTCGATGAACACGCCCGCCGTGTTGATCCTGGCCATCAGCTTGACGCCGAAGGCGTTCACCACGGTGGTGAACAGGATCAGCACCGCGGCCAGGATGACCGCGTTGGTCGCCACGTCGTAGGTGCCGGTGCCGTCGCCCACCAGTTGGAACACGTCAGATATCTGGGGGAGCGTCAGCTGGTAGGCGAGGGCGACGGCCGCGATCGACACGATCGACGCGATCAGCATCATCCAGCCCGCCAGCCAGCCCAGATGCGGATTGCCCACCTTCTTCGACCAGTTGTAGACCGAGCCCGCCACCGGATAGCGGGCCGCGAGCTCCGCGAAGCACAGGGCGACCATGAACTGGCCGCCGAACACCAGCGGCCACGACCACCAGTAGGCGGGACCGCCGCTGCCGTAGCCGAAGTAGAACAGCTGGAAGGTGCCCGTCAGGATCGAGATGTAGCTGATCCCGGCGGCGAAGGTGTGGAAGTTGCCGAGCGAGCGCTTGAGCTCGGGTCTGTATCCGAACTCGGCGAGTTCGGTGTCGTCGTGGCCGGGTTTCCCGGCGGGTGGATGTTCGGTCGTCGTCATGAGCGGACTCCTGGTGGGGCTGGGGGAGGTGGGAAGTGCGGCTCCTGCGGGTGCCGGGACCGGTGGGGGATCGCCCTAGGCGAACCAGCCCTGGGGCGAGGGCGCGGTGTTGCGCCAGATGTGTTTCGGCTCGCGGTACTCGGCGAGCCCTGCCGGGCCGAGTTCGCGCCCGGATCCGGACTGCTTGACGCCACCCCACTCGGCCTGCGGCACATAGGGGTGGTAGTCGTTGATCCAGACCGTGCCGAGGCGCAGCCGTGCCGCGACGCGGGCGGCGCGGGCACCGTCGCCGGTCCACACGGCGCCGGCGAGACCGTAGACCGTGTCGTTGGCGAGCCGTACCGCCTCGTCCTCGTCGCTGAACCGCTCGACGGTCAGAACCGGACCGAAGGACTCCTCCCGGACCACCGACATCGTGGGCGCGCACTCGTCCAGCACGGTCGGCAGGTAGTAGAAGCCGGCGTCGAGACCGGGTCCCGACGGCCGGTCGCCGCCGCAGCGCAGCACCGCGCCCTCGGCCAGCCCCCGTGCGACGTACGCCTCCACCTTCGCCCGGTGCGCCGCCGAGATCAGCGGCCCGGTCTGCGCCCGCTCGTCGAACGGCCCGCCCAGCCGGATGAGTTCGGCCCGGCGCACCAGCTCGTCCACGAACCGGTCGTGCAGCGCGTCCTCGACCAGCAGCCGCGCGCCCGCCGAGCACACCTGCCCCGAATGCAGGAAAACGGCGGTCAGCGCCATGTCGACGGCGGTGTCGAAGTCGGCGTCCGCGAACACGATGTTGGGGTTCTTGCCGCCGAGCTCGAGCGCGACCTTCTTCACGGTGCCCGCCGCGGCCGCCATCAGCCGGCGGCCGGTGTCCAGCCCGCCGGTGAAGGAGACCAGGTCCACGTCCGGGTGGTCGGCGAGCGGCGCTCCGGCCTCCGGACCGGCGCCGAGGACCAGATTCCCCGCTCCGGGCGGCAGCCCGGCCTCGGTCAGCAGCCGCATGAGGTGGATCGCGCTGTGCGGGGTGAGCTCGCTCGGCTTGAGGACGAAGGTGTTGCCGGCCGCCAGGGCCGGGGCCACCTTCCAGGAGGTCTGGAGCAGCGGGTAGTTCCAGGGCGTGATCAGCGCGCAGACACCGACGGGTTCGTACACGACCCGGCTGTCCACACCGTCGCGGCCCGTCTCGACGACCCGCCCGGTCCCGGTCGCGGCCAGCCGGCCGAAGTAGCGGAAGCAGCGGGTGACGTCGTCGATGTCGTACTCGCTCTCCACCAGCCGCTTGCCGGTGTCCAGGGACTCGGCGCGGGCGAGCGCGTCCTTGTCCCGTACGAGCAGGTCGGCCACGCGCAGCAGTAGATCGCCGCGCTCCTCGGGGGAGGTGTGCGGCCACGGGCCGGTGTCGAAGGCGCGGCGGGCCGCGGCGATCGCCTCCGCGGTGTCCTTGCCGCCCGCCTCGTCCACCACCCCGACCGGGGTCCCGTCCGCCGGGCAGCGGATCTCACGGGTGCGCTCGTCGACCGCCGCGCGCCACGTGCCGTCAATGAACAGGTCCGGCATGGCCGCCTCCCAGTCTCTCGACGATCCACTCGTGGAAGATCCCGATGTGGTGCTCGTTGGGGACCAGCACACCGCCCCGGCGGTACGCGCGGGAACCCATCGCCGGCTGTGTTCTTTCACAGGCCTCGAAGTCCTGTGTGTTCACCCGGTGGAACAGCTCCACCGACTTCGACACGTCGGCACCCGAGGCCACCACCTCCGGCGCGTACAGCCAGTCGCACTCGACGACCGTGCGGTCCTCGGCCAGCGGGAACATGCGGTGCACGATGACGTGGTCCGGAACCAGATTGACGAAGACCGTCGGCTTGACGGTGATCGCGTAGTAGCGGCGGTCCTGGTCGTCGGTGACCTGCGGCAGCCGGCCGAAGCCCGCGCTGCCGTCCACCGTGAAGCCCTTGATGTCCTCGCCGAACTCGGCGCCGTGCCCGACGTAGTACTGCGCCGCGTAGCCGTCGGCGAACTCCGGCAGGACGTCGGTGAGTTCGGGATGGATCGTCGCGCAGTGATAGCACTCCATGAAGTTCTCGACGATCAGCTTCCAGTTCGCCCTCACGTCGTACGAGATGCGTTTTCCGAGCGCGAGGTTCTCGGCGCCGTAGTGCCCGATCGCCGCCGCGTCACCGAGCCGCTCGACGGCCGCGCCCGTCACCGTCTCCTCGAACGAGGGCGGTTCGTCGGCCAGGCACACCCATGCGTAGCCCAGCCACTCGCGCAGCGCGACCCCGATCAGGCCGTACTCGACGCGGTCCACGTCCGGCATCCCGGTCAGGTTCGGGGCCGCGATGAGCTTGCCGTCCAGGTCGTAGGTCCAGGCGTGGTACGGGCACTGGAGGCTGCGCCGGATCCGGCCCGACTCCTCCGTGCACAGCCGGGCCCCGCGGTGGCGGCACACATTGAGGAAGGCCCGCAGCTCCCCGGAGCGGTTCCGGACGACGACGACGCTCTCCCGGCCGACCTGCACCGTGCGGAACGTGCCGGGTGCGTCCAGGTCGGCGCTGCGCACGGCGCAGAACCACAGGGACTCGAACAGGTGCCGCTGCTCCTGCCGGAAGATCTCCGGGTCGGTGTAGTAGCGGCCGGGCAGGGTGGCGATCAGGCTGGGGGACACTCGGTGCGTCGTCACGTGCGGGCTCCTGGGGCGGGCGCGGCGGCGAGGCGGGCGGGGGCGAACAGGCCGATGGGGTGCGCGGTGGTGCCGGTCAGGGCCAGATCGGCGAGGATCTCGCCGACGACCGGCACGAACTTGAACCCGTGCCCGGAGAAACCGCAGGCCACGGTGACCGAGTCCGGGTGGGCGGGGTGGCGGGCGATCACGAAGTGCTCGTCCGGGGTGGTGGAGTACATGCAGGTGGCGGCCTTGAGGAAGGTGCCCGGCAGGTCCGGGATGCAGCCGGACATGTGATCCGCCATGGCCCGGATCTCCTCCTCGCGCACCGTGCGGTCGATGGTCTCCGGAGTGGTCTCGGTGCCCTTGCGGAAGAAGGCGACCTTGGCGCCGAGCCCGGGGCCGTCGATGGCCGGGAAGCCGTACACCTGGACGCCGTGCGCGTCCTCCCAGACGTAGATGGGATGGTTCTCCGGGAGGAAGGGGCGGACTCCGTTCCGCGGCTGGAACCAGTACATGACCTGCCGTTCGATCCTGCACGGCACCCCGATGTCGGTGAGCAGCCGCGGTGCCCAGGCGCCCGGGCAGATCACCAGCTGCCCCGCGGTGTAGCTGTCCTCGGCGGTGTGCACGCGCACGCCGTCCCGATACGGCTCCCAGCGGATCATCGGCTCTTCGAAGTGCAGCTCGGCGCCCTGCCGGGTGGCCAGCTGGAGGTGCGCGGCCACGGTGTTCTCCGGGCGCAGCAGACCGGCCTTCTTCTCGTACAGGGCCACCTCGTCGTCGCGCGGGGTGAGCGTCGGGAAACGCCGGCGGATCTCCCGCGCGTCCAGCATCTCGTGCGGCAGGTCCCACTCCCGGGCCGAGCGGAGCGCTCCGGCGACGGTCCGGGAGTCCGGGCGGCCGACCATCACGCCGCCGCCGAGGATCGCGATCTCCCGGCCGGTGGCCCGCGCCAGGTCGTCGTACAGCTCGTAGGCGCGCAGCAGCAGCGGGACATACGCCGGGTCCTCGAAGTACGACTGCCGGGTGATCCGCGAACCGCCGTGGCTGGAGCCCCGGTTGTGCACGGGGCCGAACTTCTCCAGGCCGAGGACACGGGCTCCGCGAGCCGACAGATGGTGGGCGGCGGCGCTGCCCATGCCGCCGAGGCCGATGACGATCACGTCGTAGGTGGGGGACACGTGGGTCTCCAGGGGTCGTTGGCGTGTGTCTCAGCGGCGGATCCGGGTCATCCCCGGGTCGAAGAGCGGCTCCTCGGCGACCGTCGCCGGGACCTTCTCGCCGAAGTACTCGACGTGCACCCCGGTGCCGGCCGGCAGGTCCGCGGGCAGCCAGGCGTACGCGACGCAGCGGCCCAGTGAGTAGCCGTACGACGCGCTGGTCACATAGCCGGCCGGCGCGCCGTCGACGTACACCGGCTCCTTGCCGAGCACGACGGAGGCGGGGTCGTCGAGCAGGAGCGGGGTGAGCCTGCGGGTCGGCGGCGTGCCGGTGAGCGCGGACCGCCCGAGGAACTCCTTGTCCATGCGCACGGCGAACCCGACGCCCGCCTCGAACGGGTCGTGCTCGTCCGTCATGTCGACGCCCCAGGCGCGGTAGCCCTTCTCCAGGCGCAGGGAGTTGAACGCCGAACGGCCCGCCGCGATCACGCCGAGCTCCCGCCCGGCCTCCCACAGGGTGTCCCACAGGCGAAGGCCCAGATCGGCGGTGGTGTACAGCTCCCAGCCCAGTTCACCGACGTACGACAGGCGCAGGGCCGTCACCGGGACGTGCCCGATGTGCGTCCGCTTGGCGCGGAAGTACCCGAAGGCCTCGTGCGAGAAGTCGTCGCCGGTCAGCGGCTGGACCAGCTCACGGGCGAGCGGACCCCACACGCCGACGCAGCAGGTGCCGGAGGTGATGTCCTCGATGTGGACGTCGGCCGGTGCGTGGCGCAGGAGGTGGTCGAGGTCGGCGGGCGAGTTGGCGCCGACCTGGAAGTGGTCGGGGGCCAGCCGGGCCACGGTCAGGTCGGAGCGGACACCGCCCGACTCGTCGAGGAGGAGCGTGTAGGTGACCGCGCCGGGCTTCCTGCGCAGATTGTTGGTGGTCATACGGTCGAGGAAGCCGAGGGCGCCGGGGCCCGTCACCCGCAGGCGGCGCAGCGGCGTCATGTCGTACAGGGCGACCCTCTCGCGGGTCGTCCGTGCCTCCGCGGCGGCGATCGGGGACCAGTGCCGGGCGGACCAGGCGTCGCGTTCGGGCAGCGGGTCGAGCCCGTCCACGAGCCGGGCGTTCGCCTCGTACCAGTGCGGGCGCTCCCACCCGCCGCCTTCGAGGAAGTACGCGCCCAGTCGCTCCTGACGGGAGTGAAAGGGACTGACGCGCAGCGGCCGGGGCCGCTCCATCGGCTGGAGCGGGTGAATGACGTCGTACACCTCGACGAACTGCTGCGCACCGCGTTCCCGGACGTACGCGGGTGAACGCTGCGCCTGCTCGAAACGCGTCAGGTCGCACTCGTGCACGTCGATCGACGGCCGCCCGTCCACCATCCATTCGGCGACCGCCCTGGCGGCACCGGCGGAGTGCGTCACCCAGACCGCCTCGGCCAGCCAGAACCCGCGCAGCTCGCGCGACTCGCCCAGCAGCGGCATCCCGTCGGGGGTGAAGGAGAAGACACCGTTGAAACCGGTCTCGATCCCGGTGGCGCGCAGCGCGGGGAGGAGACGACGGCAGTCCTCCCAGCTCGGCGCCCAGTCCTCGGGTGTGAACGGACAGGAGGAGGGCATCTCCAGGCCCCGGGCGCGGGCCTCGTCGTACGGGAGCACCGCGAACGGGTCGACGGGCAGCGGCCGGTGGGCGTAGGAGCCGATCCCG
Coding sequences:
- a CDS encoding APC family permease, producing the protein MTTTEHPPAGKPGHDDTELAEFGYRPELKRSLGNFHTFAAGISYISILTGTFQLFYFGYGSGGPAYWWSWPLVFGGQFMVALCFAELAARYPVAGSVYNWSKKVGNPHLGWLAGWMMLIASIVSIAAVALAYQLTLPQISDVFQLVGDGTGTYDVATNAVILAAVLILFTTVVNAFGVKLMARINTAGVFIELIATVVLIALFAAHITRGPQVVTDTAGTGAGQPAGYLGAFLVASLASAYVMYGFDTAASLGEESLDPSRNAPRAIIRAIVASFVLGGLVLLLALMSVSTLNGDKLSTEGLQYIVLDVLGPTAGKAMLWCVLIAVTVCALAVHTAAIRLAFAMARDNNLPASALMARVSPRFHTPVLPAVVIGVLALAILVVNIRQPQIFTVVTSIGIIMIYLAYLGVTAPMLVARLRGRWQPAEGRFSLGRWGLPVNIAAVLWGLAMTVNLIWPRASVYNASAPFHWYLRWGAVLFVAVIAGGGFAYYWFVQRHRTGVLAEHRLESSARPTAPAAD
- a CDS encoding aldehyde dehydrogenase family protein, coding for MPDLFIDGTWRAAVDERTREIRCPADGTPVGVVDEAGGKDTAEAIAAARRAFDTGPWPHTSPEERGDLLLRVADLLVRDKDALARAESLDTGKRLVESEYDIDDVTRCFRYFGRLAATGTGRVVETGRDGVDSRVVYEPVGVCALITPWNYPLLQTSWKVAPALAAGNTFVLKPSELTPHSAIHLMRLLTEAGLPPGAGNLVLGAGPEAGAPLADHPDVDLVSFTGGLDTGRRLMAAAAGTVKKVALELGGKNPNIVFADADFDTAVDMALTAVFLHSGQVCSAGARLLVEDALHDRFVDELVRRAELIRLGGPFDERAQTGPLISAAHRAKVEAYVARGLAEGAVLRCGGDRPSGPGLDAGFYYLPTVLDECAPTMSVVREESFGPVLTVERFSDEDEAVRLANDTVYGLAGAVWTGDGARAARVAARLRLGTVWINDYHPYVPQAEWGGVKQSGSGRELGPAGLAEYREPKHIWRNTAPSPQGWFA
- a CDS encoding aromatic ring-hydroxylating oxygenase subunit alpha, whose protein sequence is MTTHRVSPSLIATLPGRYYTDPEIFRQEQRHLFESLWFCAVRSADLDAPGTFRTVQVGRESVVVVRNRSGELRAFLNVCRHRGARLCTEESGRIRRSLQCPYHAWTYDLDGKLIAAPNLTGMPDVDRVEYGLIGVALREWLGYAWVCLADEPPSFEETVTGAAVERLGDAAAIGHYGAENLALGKRISYDVRANWKLIVENFMECYHCATIHPELTDVLPEFADGYAAQYYVGHGAEFGEDIKGFTVDGSAGFGRLPQVTDDQDRRYYAITVKPTVFVNLVPDHVIVHRMFPLAEDRTVVECDWLYAPEVVASGADVSKSVELFHRVNTQDFEACERTQPAMGSRAYRRGGVLVPNEHHIGIFHEWIVERLGGGHAGPVH
- the solA gene encoding N-methyl-L-tryptophan oxidase — encoded protein: MSPTYDVIVIGLGGMGSAAAHHLSARGARVLGLEKFGPVHNRGSSHGGSRITRQSYFEDPAYVPLLLRAYELYDDLARATGREIAILGGGVMVGRPDSRTVAGALRSAREWDLPHEMLDAREIRRRFPTLTPRDDEVALYEKKAGLLRPENTVAAHLQLATRQGAELHFEEPMIRWEPYRDGVRVHTAEDSYTAGQLVICPGAWAPRLLTDIGVPCRIERQVMYWFQPRNGVRPFLPENHPIYVWEDAHGVQVYGFPAIDGPGLGAKVAFFRKGTETTPETIDRTVREEEIRAMADHMSGCIPDLPGTFLKAATCMYSTTPDEHFVIARHPAHPDSVTVACGFSGHGFKFVPVVGEILADLALTGTTAHPIGLFAPARLAAAPAPGART
- a CDS encoding GcvT family protein, with product MSTPPATRPQPRVVVIGAGIVGCSLADELTARGWTDVTVLEQGPLPAPGGSTSHAPGLVFQTNPSRTLAEFARYTVEKFTALEVDGVPCFDRVGGLELATTPERLADLHRRAGWAASWGIRGEVVGADRCKELWPLLDESVVLGGFHTPDDGLARALLAARARTERATARGARFLDRHTVTGIERRDGRVTAVVTDRGTFPADHVVSAAGFWGPVIGRAAGVDVPLQPLAHQYVRTGPLPELRDATAEASRPILRFQDRDLYFREHTDRIGIGSYAHRPLPVDPFAVLPYDEARARGLEMPSSCPFTPEDWAPSWEDCRRLLPALRATGIETGFNGVFSFTPDGMPLLGESRELRGFWLAEAVWVTHSAGAARAVAEWMVDGRPSIDVHECDLTRFEQAQRSPAYVRERGAQQFVEVYDVIHPLQPMERPRPLRVSPFHSRQERLGAYFLEGGGWERPHWYEANARLVDGLDPLPERDAWSARHWSPIAAAEARTTRERVALYDMTPLRRLRVTGPGALGFLDRMTTNNLRRKPGAVTYTLLLDESGGVRSDLTVARLAPDHFQVGANSPADLDHLLRHAPADVHIEDITSGTCCVGVWGPLARELVQPLTGDDFSHEAFGYFRAKRTHIGHVPVTALRLSYVGELGWELYTTADLGLRLWDTLWEAGRELGVIAAGRSAFNSLRLEKGYRAWGVDMTDEHDPFEAGVGFAVRMDKEFLGRSALTGTPPTRRLTPLLLDDPASVVLGKEPVYVDGAPAGYVTSASYGYSLGRCVAYAWLPADLPAGTGVHVEYFGEKVPATVAEEPLFDPGMTRIRR